Proteins encoded together in one Salmo salar chromosome ssa08, Ssal_v3.1, whole genome shotgun sequence window:
- the LOC106610451 gene encoding NAD(P)(+)--arginine ADP-ribosyltransferase 1-like has protein sequence MYFDIMARQKIQTFAVMYFFQAWTLGVDSKMVHLRQPGLHSPIPLDMVPNSVDDMYQRCTERMYKKVQGEYLPNENSNVRIFKEAWMKAEGCANNVEKRFKEDNSQYNSKELTHDHIKAICAYTAELSEIYPVFNQAVRTKRTEYTTSFHFHSLHFLLTDALRLLKRNQKTCHTTYRRTNMEFVSKVNKVIRFGLFASSSFIKNLTHFGEESCFEIKTCFGADLKSYPEMGNYEKEVLIPPYEVFKVTAVLKKENDRNLWCNVVYKLKSINTLSNLNCTIFKKPTIN, from the exons ATGTATTTTGACATCATGGCAAGACAGAAGATCCAAACCTTTGCTGTGATGTATTTCTTCCAGGCTTGGACTTTGGGTGTGGACTCCAAGATG GTTCATCTCCGTCAGCCTGGTCTCCATTCCCCCATACCCTTAGACATGGTCCCTAACTCTGTTGACGACATGTACCAACGCTGCACTGAAAGAATGTACAAGAAGGTGCAGGGGGAATATCTCCCGAATGAAAACAGCAATGTAAGGATCTTCAAAGAAGCCTGGATGAAGGCAGAAGGATGTGCAAATAATGTGGAGAAACGATTCAAAGAAGACAATTCTCAGTATAATTCTAAAGAACTTACACATGATCATATCAAGGCTATCTGTGCTTACACAGCAGAGTTATCTGAGATATACCCAGTGTTCAACCAAGCAGTCAGAACCAAAAGAACAGAGTACACAACCTCCTTCCACTTCCACTCCCTTCATTTCCTGCTGACTGATGCCCTCCGCCTCCTGAAACGGAACCAAAAGACCTGTCACACCACATATCGAAGAACCAACATGGAGTTTGTCAGTAAAGTTAACAAAGTAATCAGATTTGGCCTCTTTGCCTCGAGCTCTTTCATAAAGAACTTGACACATTTTGGAGAGGAGTCCTGCTTCGAGATTAAGACATGTTTTGGCGCTGACCTGAAGTCCTACCCAGAGATGGGGAATTATGAaaaggaggtgttgattccaccGTATGAAGTGTTCAAAGTTACTGCCGTGCTAAAGAAAGAAAATGATAGAAACCTTTGGTGCAATGTTGTGTACAAACTAAAGAGTATCAACACACTGAGTAACCTGAATTGCACAATTTTTAAGAAGCCAACTATTAATTAA